In one Gadus morhua chromosome 7, gadMor3.0, whole genome shotgun sequence genomic region, the following are encoded:
- the acsl6 gene encoding long-chain-fatty-acid--CoA ligase 6 isoform X1, whose product MLAFVLVSGSLWIILELSSSLMEKVNGQEMLSGLRLPEMEDLGQFFRSLPTSTLVGIGALTAVLAYWLSSRPRPIQPPCDLRHQSQEVPEEDGGRRSMIGDSSKLLTHYHDDARTMYEVFQRGFHISGDGPCLGSRLPNQPYKWISYREVTARAEYLGSGLLHQGCQPNPDQFIGVFAQNRPEWIISELACYTYSMVVVPLYDTLGPDAIRFIINTADISTVICDKEDKAKVLLGNVERRETPALRRIIIMDTFDATSLLEQAQGCGVTIQAMAEVEALGREHHRKPIPPAPEDLSIVCFTSGTTGNPKGVMLTHGNVVADFSGFLKVTDKVICPNKDDCLISFLPLAHMFERLIESVVYCHGGRIGFYQGDIRLLADDMKALRPTIFPVVPRLLNRMYDKIFSQANTPVKRWLLNFAAKRKGAEVSAGVIRSDSVWDKVFFSKIQASLGGRLRMIITGAAPASPSVLGFLRAALGCQVYEAYGQTECTAGCTFTTPGDWTSGHVGAPLPCNLIKLVDVAEKNYFASKGEGEVCVKGPNVFKGYLKDPERTAETLDSDGWLHTGDIGKWLPNGSLKIIDRKKHIFKLAQGEYISPEKIENIYIRSEPLTQLYIHGDSLQSCLVGIVVPDPEVLPNWAKKKGIQGEYKDLCKNTMLKKAILEDMVRLGKASGLHSFEQVKNIYVHNEMFSIQNGLLTPTLKAKRPELREFFKGKIDDLYNGISM is encoded by the exons ATGCTCGCCTTCGTATTGGTCTCTGGGTCGCTGTGGATTATATTAG agCTGAGTTCCTCACTGATGGAGAAGGTGAACGGCCAGGAGATGCTCAGCGGCCTGCGGCTGCCAGAGATGGAGGACCTGGGCCAGTTCTTCCGATCCCTGCCCACCTCCACGCTGGTGGGCATCGGGGCTCTGACCGCCGTGCTGGCCTACTGGCTCTCCTCCCGGCCCCGCCCCATCCAGCCGCCCTGCGACCTGCGCCACCAGTCCCAGGAAGTGCCG GAAGAGGACGGGGGTCGCAGGTCAATGATTGGAGACAGCTCCAAGCTTTTGACTCATTACCATGACGACGCTCGGACCATGTATGAAGTGTTTCAGCGTGGTTTTCATATATCTG gAGACGGGCCCTGCCTTGGGTCACGCCTCCCCAACCAGCCTTACAAATGGATATCCTACAGAGAG GTCACAGCGCGTGCAGAATACCTTGGTTCCGGTCTGCTGCACCAGGGGTGCCAGCCCAACCCGGACCAGTTCATAGGGGTCTTCGCCCAGAACCGACCTGAG TGGATCATCTCTGAGCTGGCCTGCTACACCTACTCCATGGTGGTGGTCCCCCTCTACGACACGCTGGGTCCAGACGCCATCCGGTTCATCATCAACACCG CGGACATCTCCACGGTGATCTGCGACAAAGAGGACAAGGCCAAGGTGCTTCTGGGTAACGTGGAGCGACGCGAAACCCCCGCCCTTCGCCGAATCATCATCATGGACACCTTCGACGCCACCAGCCTGCTGGAGCAAGCCCAGGGCTGTGGGGTCACCATCCAGGCCatggcggaggtggag GCACTGGGAAGGGAGCACCATAGAAAGCCCATT CCACCAGCCCCGGAGGACCTTTCCATTGTCTGCTTCACCAGTGGCACCACAG GAAACCCAAAAGGAGTCATGTTGACACATGGGAACGTCGTGGCGGACTTCTCGGGCTTCCTCAAAGTCACCGAT AAAGTGATATGCCCCAACAAAGACGACTGCCTTATCTCCTTCTTGCCACTGGCTCACATGTTTGAGAGACTCATCGAG tcggTGGTGTACTGTCATGGGGGGCGTATTGGGTTCTACCAAGGGGACATCCGTCTTCTGGCAGACGACATGAAGGCCCTGCGGCCCACCATCTTCCCCGTGGTCCCCCGTCTCCTCAACCGAATGTACGACAAG ATATTTAGTCAAGCTAACACCCCTGTAAAGCGCTGGTTGCTCAACTTTGCGGCCAAAAGAAAAGGTGCAGAGGTCAGCGCTGGGGTCATTCGCAGTGACAGCGTCTGGGATAAGGTGTTCTTCAGTAAGATCCAG gCCAGCCTTGGGGGGAGGCTACGGATGATCATCACAGGCGCcgcccctgcctccccctctgtccttgGCTTCCTCAGAGCAGCACTGGGCTGTCAG gtgtacgAGGCTTACGGCCAGACTGAGTGTACTGCCGGTTGCACGTTCACTACGCCTGGAGACTGGACCTCAG GCCATGTTGGAGCTCCCCTGCCATGCAATCTCATCAAGCTGGTGGATGTGGCAGAGAAGAACTACTTTGCATCCAAGGGtgaaggagag GTGTGTGTGAAGGGACCCAACGTGTTTAAGGGTTACCTCAAAGACCCAGAGCGGACCGCTGAGACACTGGACTCGGATGGCTGGCTCCACACCGGGGACATTGGCAAATGGTTACCA AACGGCTCTCTGAAGATCATTGACAGGAAGAAGCACATCTTTAAGTTGGCACAGGGAGAGTACATCTCTCCCGAGAAGATTGAGAACATCTACATCAGGAGCGAACCTctcacccagctctacattcatGGAGATAGTCTACAG TCCTGTTTGGTGGGGATTGTTGTTCCGGACCCAGAAGTTCTGCCTAACTGGGCCAAGAAGAAGGGCATCCAAGGCGAATACAAGGACCTCTGTAAAAACACG aTGCTGAAAAAGGCCATACTGGAAGATATGGTGCGTCTGGGCAAGGCCAGTGGCCTCCACTCCTTTGAGCAG GTGAAAAACATCTACGTCCACAACGAGATGTTCTCCATCCAGAATGGTCTGTTGACCCCGACTCTGAAGGCCAAGAGGCCTGAGCTGAGGGAGTTCTTCAAGGGCAAGATCGACGACCTCTACAACGGCATCTCCATGTGA
- the acsl6 gene encoding long-chain-fatty-acid--CoA ligase 6 isoform X2, protein MEKVNGQEMLSGLRLPEMEDLGQFFRSLPTSTLVGIGALTAVLAYWLSSRPRPIQPPCDLRHQSQEVPEEDGGRRSMIGDSSKLLTHYHDDARTMYEVFQRGFHISGDGPCLGSRLPNQPYKWISYREVTARAEYLGSGLLHQGCQPNPDQFIGVFAQNRPEWIISELACYTYSMVVVPLYDTLGPDAIRFIINTADISTVICDKEDKAKVLLGNVERRETPALRRIIIMDTFDATSLLEQAQGCGVTIQAMAEVEALGREHHRKPIPPAPEDLSIVCFTSGTTGNPKGVMLTHGNVVADFSGFLKVTDKVICPNKDDCLISFLPLAHMFERLIESVVYCHGGRIGFYQGDIRLLADDMKALRPTIFPVVPRLLNRMYDKIFSQANTPVKRWLLNFAAKRKGAEVSAGVIRSDSVWDKVFFSKIQASLGGRLRMIITGAAPASPSVLGFLRAALGCQVYEAYGQTECTAGCTFTTPGDWTSGHVGAPLPCNLIKLVDVAEKNYFASKGEGEVCVKGPNVFKGYLKDPERTAETLDSDGWLHTGDIGKWLPNGSLKIIDRKKHIFKLAQGEYISPEKIENIYIRSEPLTQLYIHGDSLQSCLVGIVVPDPEVLPNWAKKKGIQGEYKDLCKNTMLKKAILEDMVRLGKASGLHSFEQVKNIYVHNEMFSIQNGLLTPTLKAKRPELREFFKGKIDDLYNGISM, encoded by the exons ATGGAGAAGGTGAACGGCCAGGAGATGCTCAGCGGCCTGCGGCTGCCAGAGATGGAGGACCTGGGCCAGTTCTTCCGATCCCTGCCCACCTCCACGCTGGTGGGCATCGGGGCTCTGACCGCCGTGCTGGCCTACTGGCTCTCCTCCCGGCCCCGCCCCATCCAGCCGCCCTGCGACCTGCGCCACCAGTCCCAGGAAGTGCCG GAAGAGGACGGGGGTCGCAGGTCAATGATTGGAGACAGCTCCAAGCTTTTGACTCATTACCATGACGACGCTCGGACCATGTATGAAGTGTTTCAGCGTGGTTTTCATATATCTG gAGACGGGCCCTGCCTTGGGTCACGCCTCCCCAACCAGCCTTACAAATGGATATCCTACAGAGAG GTCACAGCGCGTGCAGAATACCTTGGTTCCGGTCTGCTGCACCAGGGGTGCCAGCCCAACCCGGACCAGTTCATAGGGGTCTTCGCCCAGAACCGACCTGAG TGGATCATCTCTGAGCTGGCCTGCTACACCTACTCCATGGTGGTGGTCCCCCTCTACGACACGCTGGGTCCAGACGCCATCCGGTTCATCATCAACACCG CGGACATCTCCACGGTGATCTGCGACAAAGAGGACAAGGCCAAGGTGCTTCTGGGTAACGTGGAGCGACGCGAAACCCCCGCCCTTCGCCGAATCATCATCATGGACACCTTCGACGCCACCAGCCTGCTGGAGCAAGCCCAGGGCTGTGGGGTCACCATCCAGGCCatggcggaggtggag GCACTGGGAAGGGAGCACCATAGAAAGCCCATT CCACCAGCCCCGGAGGACCTTTCCATTGTCTGCTTCACCAGTGGCACCACAG GAAACCCAAAAGGAGTCATGTTGACACATGGGAACGTCGTGGCGGACTTCTCGGGCTTCCTCAAAGTCACCGAT AAAGTGATATGCCCCAACAAAGACGACTGCCTTATCTCCTTCTTGCCACTGGCTCACATGTTTGAGAGACTCATCGAG tcggTGGTGTACTGTCATGGGGGGCGTATTGGGTTCTACCAAGGGGACATCCGTCTTCTGGCAGACGACATGAAGGCCCTGCGGCCCACCATCTTCCCCGTGGTCCCCCGTCTCCTCAACCGAATGTACGACAAG ATATTTAGTCAAGCTAACACCCCTGTAAAGCGCTGGTTGCTCAACTTTGCGGCCAAAAGAAAAGGTGCAGAGGTCAGCGCTGGGGTCATTCGCAGTGACAGCGTCTGGGATAAGGTGTTCTTCAGTAAGATCCAG gCCAGCCTTGGGGGGAGGCTACGGATGATCATCACAGGCGCcgcccctgcctccccctctgtccttgGCTTCCTCAGAGCAGCACTGGGCTGTCAG gtgtacgAGGCTTACGGCCAGACTGAGTGTACTGCCGGTTGCACGTTCACTACGCCTGGAGACTGGACCTCAG GCCATGTTGGAGCTCCCCTGCCATGCAATCTCATCAAGCTGGTGGATGTGGCAGAGAAGAACTACTTTGCATCCAAGGGtgaaggagag GTGTGTGTGAAGGGACCCAACGTGTTTAAGGGTTACCTCAAAGACCCAGAGCGGACCGCTGAGACACTGGACTCGGATGGCTGGCTCCACACCGGGGACATTGGCAAATGGTTACCA AACGGCTCTCTGAAGATCATTGACAGGAAGAAGCACATCTTTAAGTTGGCACAGGGAGAGTACATCTCTCCCGAGAAGATTGAGAACATCTACATCAGGAGCGAACCTctcacccagctctacattcatGGAGATAGTCTACAG TCCTGTTTGGTGGGGATTGTTGTTCCGGACCCAGAAGTTCTGCCTAACTGGGCCAAGAAGAAGGGCATCCAAGGCGAATACAAGGACCTCTGTAAAAACACG aTGCTGAAAAAGGCCATACTGGAAGATATGGTGCGTCTGGGCAAGGCCAGTGGCCTCCACTCCTTTGAGCAG GTGAAAAACATCTACGTCCACAACGAGATGTTCTCCATCCAGAATGGTCTGTTGACCCCGACTCTGAAGGCCAAGAGGCCTGAGCTGAGGGAGTTCTTCAAGGGCAAGATCGACGACCTCTACAACGGCATCTCCATGTGA